One segment of Pseudostreptobacillus hongkongensis DNA contains the following:
- a CDS encoding helix-turn-helix domain-containing protein, whose product MRVFATFIFLILNIKCNIIIQKTNATFERKIMKKNLDDFERNEILIGLKNFKTFNQIANELNRNRSTISREVFRNRKIIFNKKS is encoded by the coding sequence TTTTGCGACTTTCATTTTTTTGATTTTAAACATCAAATGCAACATCATAATTCAAAAAACAAATGCAACATTTGAAAGGAAAATTATGAAAAAAAATTTAGATGATTTTGAAAGAAATGAAATATTAATTGGATTAAAAAATTTTAAAACTTTTAATCAAATAGCAAATGAATTAAATAGAAATAGAAGCACAATATCAAGAGAAGTATTTAGAAATAGAAAGATAATATTTAATAAAAAGTCA